Genomic DNA from Amycolatopsis alba DSM 44262:
CGAGCGGCGGGTACGGCGTGCCGTCGGGGCGCAGGAGCGGCTTGGTGCCGGTGAAGGTGACCGGGCCGAGTCCCTTGGCGTCGAGGGTGAACTTCGCCGTGTAGAACCGCGCCGGGTTGATGGCGGACCGGTCGTCGCAGATCAGCGCGTACTCGCCGGTGCGGTGGTCGTAGTCGATGCTGGAGAGGCCGCCGACGATCGTGCCCTCGTAGGGCAGGAAGTTCGGGACGATCTGTTCTCCGATGAGACGAAGCGGACGGTGACCCGCTTCGGCGGCCGGTGCGGCCATCAGGGTGAGCGGAAGGGCCCCGATCAGGGCGACGGCTAGAGCGCGGCGTGACATGGCCTGTAGCACAGTCCATCAGGGTATCCGGCAGGTTGCCGGGACGTCACGCTTATCCTCGTGGAGTGTTCGTCATAGCGCTGGTCCCGATCGTGCTGGGTGTCCTCGTCGGCTGGGGTGGCTTCCTCGGTCTGCGCGAGAAACTGCCGCGTGACCGCGGCGCGGGCGTGCGCACCGCCGCCACCATGCGCAGCGACGACGCCTTCCGCCTCGGCAACAAGGTCGCGGGGCTCCCGACGCTGGCCGGTGGCGTGATCGCCGTGCTCGCGGGTATCGCCGCTCTGGTCATGCCGACGACGTTCGGGCTGGTGCTCGCCTCGGTCGTGGGCGTGGCCGGGATGATCGCGCTGGTCGCGGCCGGGGGAGTGCTCGGCAACCGCGCCGCCGCGACGGTCCCCGAGCCGGAGCCGGAGCGGCCCGCCGGTTGCAGCGGCTGCGCGTGCGGGACCTGCGGCGTCTTCAAGAAGGCCGACACCGCCACCGCCTAATTGCGCTGGAGGTCTCCCGGATGGGTGGCCAGCAGCGCCAGCGGAATGCCCTGGCGGCGCAGCACCTGACCCCAGAGGTCGTGGTGCGGCGAAGCGAGGACATCGCTGGGCAGCGCCGGGACGATCACCCAGTCGTCGCGTTCGATCTCGTTCGCGAGCTGGCCGGAATCCCAGCCCGAGTACCCGGCGAACACCCGCACGCCGCGGACCTTCGGGACCAGGACCTCGGGATCGGTGTCGAGGTCGACCAGCGCCACCGGACCGCGGACGGCGATCACGCCTGGCACGCTGGACGCCGTCTCGCCGGTCCGCAGCGCGGCCAGGCACAACGCGGTCTTCTTCTCGACCGGACCGCCGACGAACACCGACTGCGGTTCCGCGACATGGCTGCCCCAGTTGGGCAGTACGTCGTACACCGGGACGTCACTCGGCCGGTTGAGCACTACGCCGAGCGTTCCCTCGTCCCGGTTGTCGATGACGAACACGACGGTCCGCCGGAAGTTGGGATCGACCATCGTGGGGGCGGCGACCAGGAGCGTTCCCGGTTCGACCTCGGCGTCCGCTGGCACGTCCGCCATGATCCCACTTCGAGCAGAGACAAATCGTCCGGCCAGGGAACAACAGCATCACGAGCACCGTTGGACACATCAGGTCGGTGTGCTTTCCGTGTCCCACGGGCTCACTGAAGAACCGCCTTTGTGGAATACCGTCCGGCTGGAGCCACACTGCGCATAGCCGCCGAGAGGCGACCCTAAAGCGCACCGACCGCCTTCTTTAGGGTTCAGCTGTGCCGACCAGGGCCTTTGTGCGCGACCGTGACTTCCGCCGGCTGCTGTTCACGCGGTTCTCCGCGCACTGGGGCAACGGCATGTACCAGGCCGGACTGGCCGGAGCCGTCCTCTTCAACCCCGAACGCGCCGCCGACGCGCTCGCCATGGCGGGCGGGTTCGCGGCGCTGCTGCTGCCCTATTCGATCGTCGGACCGTTCGCGGGCGCGCTGCTCGACCGCTGGGACCGACGGAAGGTCCTGATCTTCGCGAGCCTCCTGCGGTCCTTCACCATCCTCGCGACGGCCGTCGCCGTCGGCACGGGAGCGGCGGGGATCGGGCTGTTCTCCCTGGCACTGGCGTCCGAAGGCATCTCCCGGTTCATCGGCTCCGGTCTGTCCGCGTCGCTGCCGCACGTCGTCGACGAGACGTCCGTGGTCGCCGCGAACGCCTTCGCGGCGACGTGGGGTTCTGTGCTCGCGGTCGTCGGCGGCGGCTGCGCGATCGGCCTCCGGGAACTGACCGGTGCCGACGACGCCGGTTCCGCGTGGGTCACCGCGGTCGCCGCGCTGGGCGGGATCGGCGCCGCGGTACTCGCCTCCGGGTTCGCACGCGGGCTGCTCGGTCCGTCGGCGGTCGACGAGCCGTCGAACCCGGCCCTCGCCGTCGCCCGCGGCCTTTCCGACGGTGCGAAGGCGGCCTGGCGCACGCCCAGTGTCACGGCCGGGTTCGTCGCACTGTTCGCCCATCGCGCGTCGTACGGGATCTCGCTGCTGGTGACCGTGCTGCTGATGCGCAACCACTTCGCCGCCGGGATGAAGGGGCTTGGCCAGATGGCGGCGTTCGCCGGGGCGGGGATCCTGGTGGCCGGGCTGCTGACCGCCCGGCTGATCCGGCTGTTCGGCAGGCTCCGGGTGGTGCTGGGCGCGCTGGTGCTGGCGGCGGTCGCGCAATCCGCGCTCGGACTGCCGATGGTGGTCCCGACGGCGTTGCTCGCGGCGTTCCTGGTGACCGGTGCCGGTCAGGTGCTGAAACTCTGCGTCGATTCGTCGGTCCAGCTCGACGTCGCCGACGAGGCGCGGGGACGGGTCTTCTCGCTCTACGACACGCTTTTCAACATCACCCAGGTCGCCGCGGTCTCACTGGCCGCGACGGTGGTCCCGGACGACGGCCGTTCGCCGGGGCTGCTGATCGCGGCCACCGTCCTCTACCTGGCCGGAGCCGCCGGTCACCTGCTCGCGGTACGAAAACGCAAGATCCGGTGATACCGCTTTGCCCTTGGCATTAGGGTGACGCTTACCGACACCGGGTGGCGTATGCCCGGTACCAGTACTTGCGGGGGCTCAAGTGACGACGGCCGGCGACGACAGCGCACGCCTCGAAGCGCGCAATGCCGCCATGAAGGACCAGGTCGACACGCTGCTCGAGCAGTTCGAGCGCCAGACGGCCCAGCTCCGGGACGCGCAGGAAGCCGCCTCGCAGACATCCGCGACCGTGGTCTCGCAGGACGGTCTCGTGCGCGCCACCATCGACGCGACCGGCACGCTCGCCAAACTCGAGATCCAGCCGAACGCCTTCGAGCGCACCAACCCCGCGCAGCTGGCCAACACCGTGCTGACCCTGGTGCGCCAGGGATCGCTGCAGGTCAAGCAGCAGGTCGCCGATCTCATGGCCCCGATCACCGAAGGCCTGCCGGATCTCTCGGACCTCATCGAAGGCGCCCCTTCGCTGCGAGGGCTGATGCCGGCGATCCCGGACTTCCTCGCGGAGGAGGAACCTGCCGCGCCGTCGAAGTCCGACGACGACTTCGAAGACCCGCTGCTGCGCAAGGACGACGCCCCGCTGCCGCCTCCTGCGGCTGCCCCGCCCGCGCCGCCGACGCCGAAACCGATCCCCAAGCGCGTGCGTCAGACGTCGGACGATGACGAGGAAGAGCCGCCTTCGAGCTGGCTGACCAGGGGAGTCTGATGCCGAACGGTGGGGGCGGAGGCGGATTCACCGCTGATCCGGACGCGGTGAAGACCGCCGCGGCGAAGCTCGGGCTCGCCGCGGACCAGCTGGACGACGCGGGCAAGGAACTGATGGCCGCGATCAACTCGCTCGGCCAGTGCTGGGGCACCGACGACGCAGGCAAGGAGTTCGCGAAGGACTACGAACCGGGCGCGAAGGGTTCGTCCGAGGGGTTCGCGAACATCGTCGAGGCGCTGCGTGGCATGCAGCACAACGTCGAACGGTCGATGACCGCGTTCACTAACGCCGAGGAAGAGATCAAGACGACGCTGGACAAGAAGGTCTAGCGCCGTGGGTATGGAGATGCCCGACGCGGTCAAGTGGCTCTTGCCGATCGTCGTCGGGGAAAGCTGGCCCGAAGGCGACGAGGACAAGCTCCGCGATCTGCGCGACGCCTGGCACAACGCCTCGAAGGCCGTCCAGCCGATCGCCGACACCGCGACCAAGGGCGCCACCGAAGTCCTCGGCGGCTGGACCGGTGAGGGCGCGGAGAAGTTCGCGGAGGCCTGGAAGAAGTTCGTCGAGGGCGACGAGGCGTACTTCAAGTCGCTCGCCGATTCCTCGAAGGCGCTCGGCGACTCGTGCAACGCGACCGCGCTGGACGTCGAGTACACGAAGTACATGATCATCATCTCGCTGGTGATCCTGGCCGCGCAGATCGTCGCGATGATCGCGGCCGCCGCGGTGACGTTCGGTGGTTCGACGGCCGGGATCGCGCCGGCGCAGATCGCCACCCGCATGACCGTCCAGATGATGTTCCGCCAGCTGATGCAGAAGCTCGCGCAGGAAGGCTTCAAGAAGGTCGCGAAGGAACTCCTCGAGAAACTCCTCAAGGAG
This window encodes:
- a CDS encoding WXG100 family type VII secretion target, whose translation is MPNGGGGGGFTADPDAVKTAAAKLGLAADQLDDAGKELMAAINSLGQCWGTDDAGKEFAKDYEPGAKGSSEGFANIVEALRGMQHNVERSMTAFTNAEEEIKTTLDKKV
- a CDS encoding MFS transporter, with the protein product MPTRAFVRDRDFRRLLFTRFSAHWGNGMYQAGLAGAVLFNPERAADALAMAGGFAALLLPYSIVGPFAGALLDRWDRRKVLIFASLLRSFTILATAVAVGTGAAGIGLFSLALASEGISRFIGSGLSASLPHVVDETSVVAANAFAATWGSVLAVVGGGCAIGLRELTGADDAGSAWVTAVAALGGIGAAVLASGFARGLLGPSAVDEPSNPALAVARGLSDGAKAAWRTPSVTAGFVALFAHRASYGISLLVTVLLMRNHFAAGMKGLGQMAAFAGAGILVAGLLTARLIRLFGRLRVVLGALVLAAVAQSALGLPMVVPTALLAAFLVTGAGQVLKLCVDSSVQLDVADEARGRVFSLYDTLFNITQVAAVSLAATVVPDDGRSPGLLIAATVLYLAGAAGHLLAVRKRKIR
- a CDS encoding SdpI family protein — protein: MFVIALVPIVLGVLVGWGGFLGLREKLPRDRGAGVRTAATMRSDDAFRLGNKVAGLPTLAGGVIAVLAGIAALVMPTTFGLVLASVVGVAGMIALVAAGGVLGNRAAATVPEPEPERPAGCSGCACGTCGVFKKADTATA
- a CDS encoding YbaB/EbfC family nucleoid-associated protein is translated as MTTAGDDSARLEARNAAMKDQVDTLLEQFERQTAQLRDAQEAASQTSATVVSQDGLVRATIDATGTLAKLEIQPNAFERTNPAQLANTVLTLVRQGSLQVKQQVADLMAPITEGLPDLSDLIEGAPSLRGLMPAIPDFLAEEEPAAPSKSDDDFEDPLLRKDDAPLPPPAAAPPAPPTPKPIPKRVRQTSDDDEEEPPSSWLTRGV
- a CDS encoding YqgE/AlgH family protein is translated as MADVPADAEVEPGTLLVAAPTMVDPNFRRTVVFVIDNRDEGTLGVVLNRPSDVPVYDVLPNWGSHVAEPQSVFVGGPVEKKTALCLAALRTGETASSVPGVIAVRGPVALVDLDTDPEVLVPKVRGVRVFAGYSGWDSGQLANEIERDDWVIVPALPSDVLASPHHDLWGQVLRRQGIPLALLATHPGDLQRN